A part of Denitratisoma oestradiolicum genomic DNA contains:
- a CDS encoding lipid-transfer protein produces the protein MSKHPLSRRVAIAGIGATEFSKNSGRTELHLGMEAVLAALADAGIDPAEVDGLSTYTMDNVPEREIFRLLGGKNLKFFSRTHEGGGAACAPLLHGAMAIHSGVAEVVVCYRAMNERSWYCFGSGVADWPASPNVESVHFGWYIPHGLVSPASWIAMAARRYMHDFGVTSEDFGRVAVAARDFAATNPKAFFYGKPLTLEEHQASRWIVEPLHLYDCCQESDGAVAVVLVSAERARSLKQKPVLIAAAAQGMTDDQQSVTSYYRKDITALSEMRLVADQLYAMADLKPEDIQTAVLYDHFSPFILPQLEVFGFCQRGEAKDFVRAGEHSRSGSLPINTNGGQLGEAYIHGLNGVAEGVRQLRGTSVNPVANVKNVVVSAGSGVPTSGLILSSE, from the coding sequence ATGAGCAAACATCCCCTCTCCCGGCGCGTGGCCATCGCAGGCATCGGTGCCACGGAGTTCTCCAAGAACTCCGGGCGCACCGAATTGCACCTGGGCATGGAGGCGGTACTGGCGGCCCTGGCGGATGCGGGCATCGACCCCGCCGAGGTGGATGGTCTGTCCACCTACACCATGGACAATGTGCCCGAGCGGGAAATATTCCGCCTGCTGGGCGGCAAGAACCTGAAGTTCTTCAGCCGCACCCATGAAGGTGGCGGCGCGGCCTGTGCTCCCCTGCTGCATGGGGCCATGGCCATCCACAGCGGCGTCGCCGAGGTGGTGGTCTGCTATCGGGCCATGAACGAGCGTTCCTGGTACTGCTTTGGCTCCGGCGTCGCCGACTGGCCTGCCAGCCCCAATGTCGAGTCGGTGCATTTCGGCTGGTACATCCCCCACGGCCTGGTATCCCCGGCTTCCTGGATCGCCATGGCGGCCCGCCGCTACATGCACGACTTCGGTGTCACCAGCGAGGATTTCGGTCGGGTTGCCGTGGCGGCCCGGGATTTCGCCGCCACCAACCCCAAGGCCTTTTTCTACGGCAAGCCCCTGACTCTGGAAGAGCATCAGGCTTCCCGCTGGATTGTCGAACCTCTGCATCTCTACGATTGCTGCCAGGAATCCGACGGTGCCGTGGCCGTGGTGCTGGTTTCCGCCGAGCGGGCCCGGAGCCTGAAGCAGAAGCCGGTGCTGATCGCTGCCGCGGCCCAGGGTATGACGGACGACCAGCAGAGCGTGACCTCCTACTACCGCAAGGACATCACGGCCCTATCCGAGATGCGCCTGGTGGCAGACCAGCTTTACGCTATGGCCGACCTGAAGCCCGAAGATATCCAGACGGCGGTGCTCTATGATCATTTCTCTCCCTTCATCCTGCCCCAGCTGGAGGTCTTCGGCTTCTGCCAGCGGGGCGAGGCCAAGGACTTCGTCCGGGCCGGTGAGCACAGTCGCAGCGGAAGCCTGCCCATCAACACCAACGGTGGCCAACTGGGCGAAGCCTATATCCATGGCTTGAACGGTGTGGCGGAAGGGGTGCGCCAGTTGCGCGGCACTTCCGTCAACCCGGTGGCCAATGTCAAAAATGTGGTGGTCTCCGCCGGCAGCGGCGTGCCCACCAGCGGTTTAATCCTGTCCTCCGAATGA
- a CDS encoding MaoC family dehydratase, producing the protein MSWTETRRFDAVSVGEELPTLDIPISVRQIVSCAIATRDYQNVHHDLEATRALGSPNIFMNILTTGGLVERYLGEWAGPEAMFRKVAIRLGAPNYPGDTMTMSAKVTAKGDADRTLELDVTGRNSIGNHLMATVVLALPN; encoded by the coding sequence ATGAGTTGGACCGAAACCCGGCGCTTCGACGCGGTGAGCGTTGGCGAGGAGTTGCCGACGCTGGATATTCCGATCTCCGTGCGGCAGATCGTTTCCTGCGCCATCGCCACCCGCGATTACCAGAACGTGCATCACGATCTGGAGGCCACCCGGGCCCTGGGTTCCCCCAACATTTTCATGAACATCCTCACCACCGGGGGCCTGGTGGAGCGTTACCTGGGCGAATGGGCCGGTCCGGAGGCAATGTTCCGCAAGGTGGCCATCCGCCTGGGGGCACCCAACTACCCCGGGGATACCATGACCATGAGTGCCAAGGTGACCGCCAAGGGTGATGCCGATCGCACCCTCGAACTGGATGTGACGGGGCGCAATTCCATCGGCAACCACCTGATGGCCACCGTGGTTCTGGCCCTGCCTAACTGA
- a CDS encoding acyl-CoA dehydrogenase family protein produces the protein MDFTFSEEQRAIADLATSVFSDYCADDQMQKYDNSGAAYNADLWQQLQETGLVSLIVAEEDGGTGLGMVELMLTLEQQGRFVAPVPLWSTQLAAVAISRFGAAGAKSAWLADLVSGAKLASVNLEGLISSRGLSLKAEQTSAGWRLQGRAVAVALAEQSAVALLPAQTAGGVRLFAVDLSLPGIGKMAGMLTHNEPAADLTFTGLELPADSALAPEALAWLEPRVVACLGALHLGVAREALTRVVAYTTERVQFGRPIASFQAITQKTADCLIDVESLRSTLWQLCWRLDAGLDAVGAAGAVKVWACDCGYHVTHAAQHMHGGIGVDLSYPIHRFTLWSRALEMTFGGKPAQLAALGQWLASPEAHGVEL, from the coding sequence ATGGATTTCACTTTCAGCGAAGAGCAGCGTGCCATTGCCGATCTGGCGACCAGCGTATTTTCGGACTATTGCGCCGACGACCAGATGCAGAAGTACGACAACAGCGGCGCTGCCTACAACGCCGACCTGTGGCAACAGCTACAGGAGACCGGCCTGGTTTCCCTGATCGTCGCCGAGGAAGATGGCGGCACGGGCCTGGGGATGGTGGAGTTGATGCTGACCCTGGAGCAGCAGGGCCGCTTCGTGGCACCGGTGCCCCTGTGGTCCACCCAGCTGGCGGCGGTGGCCATCTCCCGTTTCGGCGCGGCGGGGGCCAAGTCGGCTTGGCTGGCTGATCTGGTCAGCGGCGCCAAGCTGGCCAGCGTGAATCTGGAGGGGCTCATTTCCAGTCGTGGACTCTCCCTGAAGGCCGAGCAGACCTCGGCCGGCTGGCGCCTGCAGGGCCGGGCGGTGGCCGTTGCCCTGGCCGAACAGTCCGCCGTGGCGCTGTTGCCGGCCCAGACGGCGGGTGGGGTGCGCCTCTTCGCGGTGGACCTGTCCCTGCCGGGCATCGGCAAGATGGCCGGGATGTTGACCCACAACGAGCCGGCGGCGGACTTGACGTTTACCGGTCTGGAATTGCCGGCGGATTCGGCCCTGGCACCGGAAGCCCTGGCCTGGCTGGAGCCCCGGGTGGTGGCCTGTCTGGGCGCGCTGCACCTGGGCGTGGCGCGGGAAGCGCTGACCCGGGTGGTGGCCTATACGACAGAGCGGGTGCAGTTCGGCCGTCCCATCGCCTCTTTCCAGGCCATCACCCAGAAGACCGCCGACTGCCTGATCGACGTGGAGTCCCTGCGTTCCACCCTCTGGCAGTTGTGCTGGCGCCTGGATGCCGGCCTGGATGCGGTGGGCGCGGCCGGCGCGGTCAAGGTATGGGCCTGCGATTGCGGTTATCACGTCACCCACGCCGCCCAGCACATGCATGGCGGCATCGGGGTGGACCTGAGTTACCCGATCCATCGCTTCACTCTTTGGAGCCGTGCCCTGGAAATGACCTTTGGCGGCAAGCCGGCCCAACTGGCCGCTCTGGGGCAATGGCTGGCCAGTCCGGAGGCCCACGGGGTCGAGCTATGA
- a CDS encoding bifunctional MaoC family dehydratase N-terminal/OB-fold nucleic acid binding domain-containing protein encodes MSVTNVDVEAHVKAMVGREYGRVYAWDPVNQPMIRQWCEAMGNKSILYHDPAFAAKSIHGGQVAPPTMMQAWTLAGVNGESPPGSSTVNPYEAVEFLTNNGFPVNVAVNSEHEYFRYLRLGESLCFTSMLESVSELKRTALGTGYFVTNLMTFMTTEGEKVGTMRFRLFVYRPHQVPDEAESKAEQPAEAQPRRPHPGISQDTRFFWDGLKEGRLLIQKCSACGELRHPPGPTCPHCHSFKWEAIQASGRGIIHSFVVMHHPQVAGIESPNPVLLVELEEGTRLVAGLAGIKYSEVQIGMPVQVEFLRTDEELVVPVFRPI; translated from the coding sequence ATGTCCGTGACGAATGTCGATGTCGAAGCCCACGTCAAGGCGATGGTGGGCCGTGAGTATGGTCGCGTCTATGCCTGGGATCCGGTCAATCAGCCCATGATCCGCCAATGGTGCGAGGCCATGGGCAACAAGAGCATCCTCTATCACGATCCCGCATTCGCCGCCAAGTCCATCCATGGCGGACAGGTGGCGCCGCCGACGATGATGCAGGCCTGGACCCTGGCCGGCGTCAATGGCGAGTCGCCCCCCGGTTCCAGCACGGTGAACCCCTACGAGGCGGTGGAGTTCCTGACCAACAATGGCTTTCCGGTCAATGTGGCGGTCAATTCGGAGCATGAGTATTTCCGCTACCTGCGCTTGGGGGAGTCCCTGTGCTTCACCTCCATGCTTGAGTCGGTCAGTGAATTGAAGCGCACGGCCCTGGGGACCGGGTATTTCGTCACCAATCTGATGACCTTCATGACCACCGAGGGCGAGAAGGTGGGCACCATGCGCTTCCGTCTCTTCGTCTATCGGCCCCATCAGGTGCCTGACGAGGCAGAATCCAAAGCGGAGCAGCCGGCCGAAGCCCAGCCCCGTCGTCCCCATCCCGGCATCAGCCAGGACACCCGGTTCTTCTGGGACGGCCTGAAGGAAGGCAGGCTGCTGATCCAGAAATGCAGCGCTTGCGGCGAATTGCGCCATCCGCCCGGTCCGACTTGCCCCCATTGCCATTCCTTCAAATGGGAGGCAATCCAGGCCAGTGGCCGGGGCATCATTCATTCCTTTGTGGTGATGCATCATCCCCAGGTGGCGGGGATCGAAAGCCCCAACCCGGTATTGCTGGTGGAACTGGAGGAGGGCACCCGCCTGGTGGCGGGCCTGGCGGGGATCAAGTATTCCGAAGTGCAAATAGGTATGCCGGTGCAGGTGGAGTTCCTGCGGACGGATGAAGAATTGGTTGTGCCGGTGTTCCGGCCCATTTGA
- a CDS encoding homoserine dehydrogenase — MKPINVGLLGIGTVGGGTYTVLTRNEAEITRRAGRPIRITKVADKNLALAKEVTGGQVALTDDAFSVVTDPEIDIVVELIGGYGIAKELVLKAIENGKHVVTANKALLAVHGTEIFAAAQKKGVMVAFEAAVAGGIPIIKAVREGLAANRIQWIAGIINGTTNFILSEMRDKGLPFDTVLKEAQRLGYAEADPTFDIEGVDAAHKITILSAIAFGIPVQFDKAHVEGISKLEAEDIKYAEQLGYRIKLLGITKRRANGIELRVHPTLIPARRLIANVEGAMNAVLVQGDAVGSTLYYGKGAGAEPTASAVIADLVDVTRMHTADPENRVPHLAFQPDAMADTPILPLAEVETAYYLRLRVEDKAGVLADVTRILADAGISIDALLQREPGEGEAQTDIIILTHVCQEKQADAAIARIEALPVVKRKVIRLRLEELDK, encoded by the coding sequence ATGAAACCTATTAATGTCGGCCTTCTTGGCATCGGTACCGTCGGTGGCGGCACCTACACTGTCCTCACTCGCAACGAGGCGGAAATCACCCGCCGTGCCGGTCGTCCCATCCGCATCACCAAGGTGGCGGACAAGAACCTGGCCCTGGCCAAGGAAGTGACCGGGGGCCAGGTGGCCCTCACCGACGATGCCTTCTCCGTGGTGACGGACCCCGAGATCGACATCGTGGTGGAACTGATCGGCGGCTACGGCATCGCCAAGGAACTGGTGCTGAAGGCCATCGAGAACGGCAAGCATGTGGTGACCGCCAACAAGGCCCTGCTGGCGGTCCATGGCACCGAGATCTTCGCCGCCGCCCAGAAGAAGGGCGTGATGGTGGCCTTCGAGGCCGCCGTGGCCGGGGGCATCCCCATCATCAAGGCGGTACGGGAAGGCCTGGCGGCCAACCGCATCCAGTGGATCGCCGGCATCATCAACGGCACCACCAATTTCATTCTTTCCGAAATGCGGGACAAGGGCCTGCCCTTCGACACGGTGCTCAAGGAAGCCCAGCGTCTGGGCTACGCCGAGGCAGATCCCACCTTCGACATCGAGGGCGTGGATGCAGCCCACAAGATCACCATTCTTTCCGCCATCGCCTTCGGCATCCCGGTCCAGTTCGACAAGGCCCACGTGGAGGGTATCAGCAAGCTGGAGGCCGAGGATATCAAGTACGCTGAGCAGCTCGGCTACCGCATCAAGCTGCTGGGCATCACCAAGCGCCGCGCAAACGGCATCGAGCTGCGGGTCCATCCCACCCTGATTCCGGCTCGGCGCCTGATCGCCAACGTGGAAGGGGCCATGAACGCGGTGCTGGTCCAGGGCGATGCCGTGGGCTCCACCCTCTACTATGGCAAGGGCGCCGGTGCCGAACCCACCGCCAGCGCGGTGATCGCTGACCTGGTGGATGTGACCCGGATGCATACCGCCGATCCAGAGAACCGGGTGCCCCACCTGGCCTTCCAGCCCGACGCCATGGCCGACACGCCCATCCTGCCCCTGGCCGAGGTGGAGACCGCCTACTATCTGCGCCTGCGAGTGGAAGACAAGGCCGGTGTCCTGGCCGACGTGACCCGCATCCTGGCCGATGCGGGGATTTCCATCGATGCCCTGTTGCAACGGGAACCCGGCGAGGGCGAGGCCCAGACCGACATCATCATCCTGACCCATGTCTGCCAGGAAAAGCAGGCGGATGCCGCCATCGCCAGGATCGAGGCCCTGCCGGTGGTGAAGCGCAAAGTCATCCGGCTGCGGCTGGAAGAGCTGGACAAGTGA
- a CDS encoding pyridoxal phosphate-dependent aminotransferase, producing the protein MQPVLKSAKLANVCYDIRGPVLARARQMEEDGHRVIKLNIGNLAPFGFEAPEEIVQDVIRNLPDSSGYSDSKGLFAARKAIMHYTQQKHIAGVGIEDIYIGNGASELIVMAMQALLNPGDEVLVPTPDYPLWTAAVTLGSGTPRHYLCDEASDWLPDLADIRSKIVPTTRAIVLINPNNPTGALYPVELLREIIEIARTHDLIIFADEIYDKVLYDGNVHTSIASLADDVLFVTLNGLSKNYRACGFRSGWMVISGEKRHAQDYIEGLNILASMRLCSNVPGQFAIQTALGGYQSINDLVVPTGRLCRQRDLAHQLLTDIPGVTCVKPKAALYLFPRLDPKLYPIADDQQFILELLESERVLLVQGSGFNWPHPDHFRVVFLPHEDDLREAIGRIARFLENYRKRHGT; encoded by the coding sequence ATGCAACCGGTATTGAAGTCCGCCAAGCTCGCCAATGTCTGCTATGACATCCGGGGACCGGTCCTGGCCCGGGCCAGGCAGATGGAGGAGGACGGGCACCGGGTGATCAAGCTGAATATCGGCAATCTGGCTCCCTTCGGCTTCGAGGCGCCGGAGGAGATCGTCCAGGACGTGATCCGCAACCTGCCGGACTCTTCGGGCTATTCCGACTCCAAGGGCCTGTTCGCCGCCCGCAAGGCGATCATGCACTACACCCAGCAGAAGCACATCGCCGGGGTGGGCATCGAGGATATCTACATCGGCAACGGCGCCTCGGAACTGATCGTGATGGCCATGCAGGCCCTGCTCAATCCGGGGGACGAGGTGCTGGTGCCGACACCCGACTATCCCTTGTGGACGGCGGCGGTGACCCTGGGCAGCGGCACGCCGCGCCATTACCTCTGCGACGAGGCATCGGACTGGCTGCCGGACCTGGCCGACATCCGCTCCAAGATCGTGCCCACCACCCGGGCCATTGTGCTGATCAACCCCAACAATCCCACCGGCGCCCTCTATCCGGTGGAACTGCTGCGGGAAATCATCGAAATTGCCCGCACCCACGATCTGATCATCTTCGCCGACGAGATCTACGACAAGGTGCTCTACGATGGCAACGTCCATACCTCCATCGCCTCCCTGGCGGACGATGTGCTGTTCGTGACCCTGAACGGCCTGTCCAAGAACTACCGGGCCTGCGGCTTCCGCTCCGGCTGGATGGTGATTTCCGGCGAGAAGCGTCATGCCCAGGACTACATCGAGGGCCTCAACATCCTGGCCTCCATGCGCCTGTGCTCCAATGTGCCGGGCCAATTCGCGATCCAGACCGCCCTGGGCGGGTATCAGAGCATCAACGACCTGGTGGTACCCACCGGTCGCCTCTGCCGCCAGCGGGATCTGGCCCACCAACTGCTGACCGACATTCCCGGCGTCACCTGCGTCAAGCCCAAGGCCGCCCTCTATCTCTTTCCCCGACTGGATCCCAAGCTCTACCCGATTGCCGATGATCAGCAGTTCATCCTGGAACTGCTGGAGTCGGAGCGGGTCCTGCTGGTCCAGGGCAGCGGTTTCAACTGGCCCCATCCGGATCATTTCCGCGTGGTCTTCCTGCCCCACGAGGACGACCTGCGGGAAGCCATCGGCCGCATCGCCCGCTTCCTGGAGAACTACCGCAAGCGCCACGGCACCTGA
- a CDS encoding Mth938-like domain-containing protein, translating into MKLHPKITVGQYAITGQGPGYVSVNGRRLEHSLIITPLQLDDTWPVARPEDLQTEHLLPLLDFQCDVVLLGTGLRQRFPSPALLRPLIEARIGVEVMDTAAACRTYHILTSEGRAVVAALIVEKPTP; encoded by the coding sequence ATGAAACTGCATCCCAAGATCACCGTCGGACAATACGCCATCACCGGCCAGGGGCCGGGTTATGTGTCTGTGAACGGCAGACGCCTGGAACACAGTCTGATCATCACCCCCTTGCAACTGGACGACACCTGGCCCGTGGCCCGGCCGGAGGATCTCCAGACCGAGCACCTGCTGCCCCTGCTGGATTTCCAATGCGACGTGGTGCTGCTGGGCACCGGCCTGCGCCAGCGCTTTCCCTCACCGGCCCTGCTGCGCCCCCTGATCGAGGCCCGCATCGGCGTGGAGGTGATGGACACCGCCGCCGCCTGCCGCACCTATCACATCCTCACCAGCGAGGGCCGGGCCGTGGTGGCGGCCCTGATCGTGGAAAAGCCGACACCATGA
- a CDS encoding glycosyltransferase family 39 protein, giving the protein MNTRRLAWILWIALFAVWFGTLDQRALIRPDEGRYAEIPREMVASGDWLTPRLNDLKYFEKPALQYWATATGYELLGEDEWTARLWPALTGFLGILLAWYTGRRLWGPRAGHLAAAILAGTLFYGTMAHVLTLDMGLSFFLQLAWTGFILAQQPDTRASRRWMLTAWAALALAVLSKGLVALVLTGGTLVAYSLLNRDLSPWKKLAPLSGLALFLAIAAPWFMAVSVANPEFPRFFFIHEHFERFLTTVHRRSQPGWYFLYVYAAGALPWTLMLLHSLFKSWRYEESSPFQPLRFLVIWVVVTFGFFNLSSSKLPPYILPILPAMALLGGRHLAELSRRALLLHLAALMPLALTALILAPRVAHWQDKDYSPAMVQGLTFWLTTAAVVFVLGLAGAALLAWKERKVSALVMLGMAGLLSGSAILQGHGQLSPYSSSKELALRVAPKLAPGLPFYSVLSYEQTLPFYLKRTLTLVQFRGEMAFGLDREPGKGIPTVAEFKQRWLIDSEAYAIMPIEEFDKLVAEGLPMEEIDRDGRYVISRKPPHTASPDTRMP; this is encoded by the coding sequence ATGAACACCCGCCGCCTGGCCTGGATACTCTGGATTGCTCTTTTCGCAGTCTGGTTCGGCACCCTGGATCAGCGGGCTCTGATCCGCCCCGACGAGGGGCGCTATGCGGAAATTCCCCGGGAAATGGTGGCCAGCGGCGATTGGCTGACCCCCCGTCTCAACGACCTGAAGTATTTCGAAAAGCCGGCCCTGCAATACTGGGCCACCGCCACCGGCTACGAACTGCTGGGTGAGGATGAATGGACTGCCAGGCTCTGGCCCGCCCTGACCGGCTTCCTTGGCATCCTGCTGGCCTGGTACACCGGCCGCCGCTTGTGGGGGCCCCGGGCCGGACACCTGGCCGCGGCCATCCTGGCCGGGACCCTGTTCTATGGAACGATGGCCCATGTCCTCACTCTGGATATGGGGCTCTCGTTCTTTTTGCAACTGGCCTGGACCGGATTCATCCTGGCCCAGCAGCCCGATACCCGGGCCAGTCGGCGCTGGATGCTGACGGCCTGGGCGGCCCTGGCCCTGGCGGTATTGTCCAAGGGACTGGTGGCCCTGGTGCTGACCGGCGGCACCTTGGTGGCCTATTCCCTGTTGAATCGGGATTTATCCCCCTGGAAAAAGCTCGCCCCCCTTTCCGGGCTGGCCCTGTTTCTGGCCATCGCGGCGCCCTGGTTCATGGCCGTTTCCGTCGCCAATCCGGAATTCCCCCGTTTCTTTTTCATCCATGAGCACTTCGAACGCTTCCTGACCACGGTCCATCGCCGCAGTCAGCCCGGCTGGTATTTCCTCTATGTCTATGCGGCAGGCGCCCTGCCCTGGACCCTGATGCTGCTTCACAGCCTGTTCAAATCCTGGCGGTACGAGGAAAGCAGCCCCTTTCAGCCTCTGCGTTTCCTGGTGATCTGGGTGGTCGTGACCTTTGGTTTCTTCAATCTGTCCAGTTCCAAGCTGCCTCCCTATATTCTGCCGATACTGCCGGCCATGGCCCTGCTGGGAGGTCGACACCTGGCCGAACTTTCCCGCCGTGCCCTGCTGCTTCATTTGGCCGCGCTGATGCCCCTGGCGCTGACCGCCCTGATCCTGGCACCCCGGGTGGCCCATTGGCAGGACAAGGACTATTCCCCGGCCATGGTCCAGGGGCTGACCTTCTGGCTGACCACTGCCGCCGTGGTTTTTGTGCTGGGACTGGCGGGGGCAGCCCTGCTGGCCTGGAAGGAGCGCAAAGTATCCGCCCTGGTCATGCTGGGGATGGCCGGACTGCTGTCCGGTAGCGCCATACTCCAGGGTCACGGCCAGCTCTCTCCCTACAGTTCCAGCAAGGAGCTGGCGCTGCGCGTCGCCCCCAAGCTAGCCCCTGGACTGCCCTTCTACAGTGTCCTCAGCTACGAACAGACCCTGCCCTTCTATCTCAAGCGCACCCTGACCCTGGTCCAGTTCCGGGGCGAAATGGCTTTCGGTCTGGACCGGGAGCCTGGAAAGGGCATACCCACCGTGGCTGAATTCAAGCAGCGCTGGCTGATCGACAGTGAGGCCTATGCCATCATGCCCATCGAGGAATTCGACAAGCTCGTGGCCGAGGGCCTGCCCATGGAGGAAATCGATCGTGACGGGCGCTATGTGATTTCCCGGAAACCGCCCCACACCGCCAGCCCCGACACCAGGATGCCATGA
- a CDS encoding SMR family transporter, giving the protein MTPIAFTLILTGVLLNAAAQLLLKAGTNVVGHFDFHLDNLIPIGMKIAFQPYIMGGMVCYAVSLVVWIMALSRVPVSIAYPMLSIGYVINALVAHYWFGEALVMQKMLGIGFIIIGVVLVAKS; this is encoded by the coding sequence ATGACCCCCATCGCCTTCACCCTGATCCTCACCGGCGTACTGCTCAACGCCGCCGCCCAGTTGCTGCTCAAGGCCGGTACCAATGTGGTGGGACATTTCGATTTCCATCTGGACAATCTCATACCGATCGGGATGAAGATCGCCTTTCAGCCCTACATCATGGGGGGCATGGTCTGCTACGCGGTGAGCCTGGTGGTCTGGATCATGGCCCTGTCCCGGGTTCCGGTGAGCATCGCCTACCCGATGCTGTCCATCGGCTATGTGATCAATGCCCTGGTGGCCCACTACTGGTTCGGCGAGGCCCTGGTCATGCAGAAGATGCTGGGCATCGGCTTCATCATCATCGGCGTGGTATTGGTGGCGAAATCGTGA
- a CDS encoding DegT/DnrJ/EryC1/StrS family aminotransferase: protein MNTDFLPFTRPSIDEATIASVTEVLRSGWITSGPKVQAFESALSVLCGGRPVRAFNSGTAALEVALRLANIQAGDEVITTPLTWVATANVILEVGATPVLVDIDPATRNIDLDRVEAAITARTRAIIPVDLAGLPVDRDRLYAIAHTHQLRVVEDAAQSFGASWKGRPIGSTGDFVAFSFHANKNLTTTEGGALVLPADVDAGLCERLRLQGVQRFPDGGMDVDVLGGKWNLTDVAAAVGLGQLKHLDEFTERRRQLARRYFEKIDPTLGLALPPADFSNSNWHMFQPLLPPGTDRGAFIAAMKDQGIGVGVHYPALHLFSLYRNLGFKAGQFPQAENVGARTVTLPLFPAMEDSDVDRVCQALTNALQR from the coding sequence GTGAATACGGATTTCCTTCCCTTCACGCGCCCCTCCATCGACGAGGCAACCATTGCCAGCGTCACCGAGGTACTGCGCTCTGGCTGGATCACCAGCGGCCCCAAGGTGCAGGCCTTCGAATCAGCGCTCTCGGTACTCTGCGGCGGCCGTCCGGTGCGCGCCTTCAATTCCGGCACGGCAGCCCTGGAAGTGGCCCTGCGTCTGGCGAACATCCAGGCTGGCGACGAAGTGATCACCACGCCCCTGACCTGGGTCGCCACCGCCAACGTGATCCTGGAAGTGGGTGCGACGCCGGTGCTGGTGGATATCGACCCCGCTACCCGCAACATCGACCTGGATCGGGTGGAGGCTGCAATCACTGCCCGAACCCGGGCCATCATCCCGGTGGACCTGGCAGGCCTGCCGGTGGACCGGGACCGGCTCTACGCCATCGCCCATACCCACCAACTGCGGGTGGTGGAGGATGCGGCCCAGTCCTTCGGCGCCTCCTGGAAAGGCCGGCCGATCGGCAGCACGGGAGACTTCGTTGCCTTCAGCTTCCACGCCAACAAGAACCTCACCACCACCGAGGGCGGCGCCCTGGTGCTGCCGGCGGACGTGGACGCCGGCCTCTGCGAGCGCCTGCGCCTGCAAGGGGTGCAGCGTTTCCCGGACGGCGGCATGGACGTGGACGTGCTGGGAGGCAAGTGGAACCTGACCGACGTGGCCGCCGCCGTGGGCCTGGGTCAGCTGAAACATCTGGATGAATTCACCGAACGCCGCCGCCAGCTGGCCCGGCGCTACTTCGAGAAGATCGATCCGACCCTGGGCCTGGCATTGCCACCCGCCGACTTCAGCAACTCCAACTGGCACATGTTCCAGCCCCTGCTGCCCCCGGGCACCGACCGGGGCGCCTTCATCGCCGCCATGAAGGACCAGGGCATCGGCGTCGGCGTCCATTACCCGGCCCTGCATCTGTTCAGTCTCTACCGGAACCTGGGTTTCAAGGCCGGCCAGTTCCCCCAGGCGGAGAATGTGGGCGCCCGCACCGTTACACTTCCCCTGTTCCCGGCCATGGAGGACAGCGACGTGGATCGCGTCTGCCAGGCCCTGACAAACGCACTCCAGCGCTGA